The following coding sequences lie in one Candoia aspera isolate rCanAsp1 chromosome 11, rCanAsp1.hap2, whole genome shotgun sequence genomic window:
- the MPHOSPH6 gene encoding M-phase phosphoprotein 6, translating into MARDVKSKLSKNLLRMKFMQRGLDSETKKQLEEEEKKIISEEHWFLDLPELKEKESLIIEERSFVMCEDLLYGRMSFKGFNPEVEKLMIQMNSRYKMEDAEEEKNAMEADVSDEEMARRYETLVGTIGKKFLKKREKSHVLQDPTEDESSDRRPSKVKKVFLKPQD; encoded by the exons ATGGCCCGGGACGTGAAGAGCAAACTGTCCAAGAACCTTCTCCGCATGAAG TTCATGCAAAGGGGCTTGGATTCGGAAACCAAAAAGCAActtgaggaggaggaaaagaaaataatcagcGAGGAACATTGGTTTCTGGATCTGCcagaactgaaagaaaaaga GAGCCTTATAATAGAGGAGAGAAGCTTTGTGATGTGTGAAGACCTTCTGTATGGAAGGATGTCTTTTAAAGGGTTCAATCCTGAAGTCGAG AAGTTAATGATCCAGATGAACTCAAGGTACAAGATGGAAGAcgctgaagaagaaaagaacgCGATGGAAGCTGATGTATCAGACGAAGAAATGGCTAGAAG GTATGAAACCTTAGTGGGAACCATTGGGAAGAAATTcctaaagaagagagaaaaaagtcaCGTCCTGCAAGATCCTACGGAGGATGAAAGCAGTGACAGAAGGCCTAGCAAAGTGAAGAAAGTGTTTTTAAAACCCCAGGATTAA